DNA sequence from the Bacteroidales bacterium genome:
ACAATTTTGTTGTAAAGGTATTTTAGGACAACATTTAGTATAAAAAAGCGTTTTAATGCTTTTTATACAGTGTTGTAAACAGTTTTATAAGTCAGTAACAATTTGCTCAGATGTTATAATCCTTGTCATTAAGCGCTCAACATCATTATATGTGTATTTATTTCCTTTTGACTTCTTAAGTACATCAACAAATTCCGATATTTCAGATTCTTGTTCAATTATTATATACTTAATATCATTAGGTTCGAATTTTAATCTTAGATCGGAAATTGAATTATTATATTTTGCTTTTTTCTCATCAGTATCTATTAATGATACCTTAATTGCCATATTACTACATTTCTCATAATCTGGTAAAAATCTCCATTCTCTTTCATCTGAGTATCTATAATCTTTAATGACTTCACCTCCTCTTATTAAATCAGCCTCATAGTTTTTAATATATCTAAGAAGGTTAAGCATGTGCTTTTCCGAATCATCTAAATCTTTCATTTTTTTGCCAACTCTAAAATACTTGTTGTAAAGAGAATTATAACTTTTCGACAAGTCAGATTTTTTATCTACATACAAAACAGGATTGAGTTGCTGACTTTGAGCCCAATCTTTAGTCAAACCTATTCCATATGATCCATATTTCCCTATATGTTCCTTGATACTCGATAAGGGAATATCACAAAAACTAACCATGGGTGCGGCATACTGAATCTTTTTTTCAAGTATTATTGACTCCCTACTATAAAAAATTTTAAAATTATTGCTAAGAATTTCTTTTAAGGCATCACTTGTCTTCGTAAAGTGAATTATTGAGTTAGAACTTAATCCCATTGTTTAATATTTAAGGTTTATGTATAAGATAATTTTTGAAATCTGTATGTCAGTATTTATTGCTAGCCTCAATTTCATAAAAGTGTATATCTTGTTAAGTCGTAATAAATTGTTTATAACATCTGGATATATCGAAGAGTAGATATATTTCCCTTATACGACAAAATCCAAATATTTTTAACTCGTTTTGTTTTAGTTAGTTATGTGTTTTATTTATTATTATTAATGTGTTTGTTTCCATTATAATAATATAACAAATATATTAAAAATAATATTATTTTAAATCATTTAAAATGATTTTAAAGTATAAACTTAGTTTGAAATTCGGGAATAAGGTCTTTCATTTTTTTAATTACAAAGTATGCGGAGTAATTAAAAAAATGGAAGTCCTTAAAGGAAAGTTTCAGGCTCTTTTTACATTTTTTTTTTGTAAAATGTGCCTGTTTCCTTGTTGGTTTATGGGTGTTTGTAAAAGGGAACTAACAAAAGAATATTTTGTTTATTGATTGCTTTCTTTGATTAATTATAAAATTAATTAAGTTTTTTAGTGAGGGATAAACAATATTTTATTAATCTAGTACTGCCACATTTTACGTACCTGATTCTTTTCTTTTTTTATCTTAGTTCCCACCAAGCGTTCCCAAAGCATTAATCCAGATAGTTTTTCGATTAATACTGTAGGAACAAGAAAATTACTCAATGGTTTGTCTGACTTCTTATTTGCCATCAAGAATGACCACATTTTTAACGCTCCGCGTTTATCTTCCGTAAGTATTGATTTAAAATAAGCATTAGGTATAGGTATGCTAGCGTCATTGTTGTTTTGGGCTCCAATACTTTCAACAGGCTTGTCAAAATAAAAGATTGGACCACATATTACATAAGTTTCCCATATATCAGCGTTATCATCAAGTTTTCTTACAGCAGACTCAAGTTTTCTCCAAATGTCACGATTAAACCTGGGATGCTGTGGAGACATATTTGAGAGTAAAAAAGTCTCGCTATTCTGTAAGTTAATTTCATTTTTATTGGCACTCGCCACTAAATGGCCACGATCATATCCAGAACCTTCATAGTCAGCAAGATCGGCTCTGAATGCCTCAGGTATTCGATAATCGGGACGAAAATTGTCTATTCTTTCAATATCTTTTTTTCCGGAATCAACAATCTCCAACGCCCATTTGGCTTGTCTAAAGTAATAGGAGTATCCTAAAACATAGTGTCGATTAAATAAAATATGATCGGCAGCGGGCATACCGTACCTTGTTTCTCTTTTTAAACTTGGTAGATCATTCATTTTAGTTAGTTATGTGTTTGTTTCGCATATAATAATATAGCAAATGTATTAAAAATAATTTACTTAGTTTAAAATTCGGGAATAAGGTCTTTCATTTTTTTTAATTACAAAGTATGCGGAATAATTAAAAAAATGGAAGTCCTTAAAGGAAAGTTTCAGGCTCTTTTTACAATTTTGTTGTAAATGTATTTTAGGAAGAGACACACTAACAATATGTCCGCACCAACTAGCGTTGGCAAATTCATCTTAATTTAAATAGTAACTATAATTATAATCAATAATTTTCTTTTCGGTTTTGTTTTCAATCCATGCTTTTTCTTTGTGGCTAATTTTAATTATCGCATTAGTTGATGTGTTTTTAAATCTTTCGGCTATAGTTTCCAAAATATTTAATTCTTTTTCTGAAAATAATTCAGCTTTAAATTTCTTTTTTGAATTAGGTTTAAATTGTTCTCCTGTTCCGCCATCGGTAAATGAAGTGTAATAAATATCCACAACACTTTTATTTTCTAAATATTCGAATATGCTATTAAAATTATTTGGAACAGGTCCCATTGGAATAGCCCTGTATTGAACGCCACTTATAGAAAAGCCTGTTTGTTTGTACATTGTAAAATCTGCATAAAACAGCAGTTTATTTAATTGGGTTTTCCAGGGTTGAAGTTTTTCGGTGAAAAATACAATCATTTCTGAAAATCTTGAAAAACTTGGAGATTTATAACCAGTAAGAGAATTGGGCAAACATGAACCAAACAAATACTTCTCAAAATGTTTTTCGAATTTGTGCGCTTTTTGTTCTTCAATCAATGTTATAATTTTATGATGTATTTTATCCTTAACTTTCGTTTCTAAAGTACTGCATAAATCAACAAGTTTTTTAAATTCATGTGGGTCATCCGCTAGTTGTATTAATTTGGCATTTGACTGGCTTGGAACTTCTCCACCTTCATACTGACGGTAAATGTTTGTACCAAAACCTAAAACCTCCGACATTTTAGCTGCAGAAAGTCCATACTTTTTACGAATAGCAATTATCTGTTCAGGAAAGGGTATGGCATATTTTGTCCTGTATTGATTTACTAATTGATTGTAATTCAACTGTGCAAATGTATCATCTTCAAATTGCTCTCCAGTATCTTCGCATTTGTACGAATGAAACAAAATCTTGAATTCATCCTTGCGGAAATTTATGGTTCGTGATTCTTTCCGGATACTCATTTTATTACCTGTAAATGGACTTTTCATCTATCTAAAATTTTATAACTTACTGATTATCAATTAATATAACATATATCTTAAATTACAAATATGTTTCATAACTTTATTTTTTAAAAGGATTCCTCATAGGTTTTTCGGCAATATGAAACGAAATACAAACCGCACTATTGTTTTCTAAGCCCATGCTAATTTTAATGTAAATATCTTTTTTGTTAAACTTTTTGCCGAATACCCACATAGGCAATATGCCATGCATTTTTTCATCCAATGGACCTTCTGAATAATCTTCTGCTTTTAATGTACTGATAATTTCTTTGCGTTTGTTTGGCGAAATTTCCAAATCGTGCAAAGCCTGTTGGTTTTTACTCCTGTCATCGAAAAAAAGTATGCCAAATATTTTCATTTTGACATTTAATTCTTTTAAATATTTCTCTACTTCCTGTTTTGATGCCATGAATAAATTATATACAAATATAAGTCATATTTTTATAAATAGCAACTTTAAAGTTGAATATATTTAATTAATTTGCTTAATAACAACTATAAGATTGTATTGCAATATTGTTTTACAGATTCTTCAATAATTTTTTAATAATTAATAAGGCTTTTTTTTATCTATAGTTTTCAATTTTGTTGTAAAGTTATTTTAGGATAAGACAGTCTTTATATTTTAAAGATTCTAATTAAAAAGATTTCTGATTTTTTAAATATCAAAATCATAAAATGGAAGTCCTTAAAGGAAAGTTTCAGGTTCTTTTTACAATCTTTTTTTTGTAAAATGTGCCTGTTCTGATAAAAGTAATAGAAGTAAAATTAAAGATGATAAAAAATTGTGGAGCTGGAGGGAGTCGAACCCTCGTCCAAACAAGAAACCAATATGCTTTCTACATGCTTAGCTTTTATTAGATTTTTGTGTACAGTCAGGTAAAAAGCCACCGAAACTATACCTTAGCTTCTTTATTTTCGCTTGGTCATCAAAGCTCTGACCAAACTATCCCGATTAATCTGGTACCTCATATACAGAAAAAAATCCGGAAAAATTTTCTGCGAGATATCTCGTCCCAATGCCTTGCAAAGGGATTAAGCAAATCCTGATTTTCAGGACTATGCAGCAAGAGCGTAATTAGATTCGCCTTTTGTTTTGGTTTGCGATTAGTTTTAACGAGCTTAATCACAATGCTCGACATGCTTACTTATCAATTCATCCTGCTGTCAATACCATGGCAGCCCCATGAAATGAAATACAAAGATACAAAAAACATATTTAACAATAAAATATCCACAAAAATTATTCCTTTTTTAATGTATTTTATTATTTTCGTAAAAATTTGTTGAAATTATGGAAAAAAAGTTAAAAATAGGAATTTTAAAAGAAACAAAAACTCCTCCCGACAGAAGAGTAACAGTACCACCACAGCAAGCAATTGAATTACTTAAAAAGTTTCCAAATGTTGAGTTATATGTACAACCCAGTAATATCAGGACATATAAAGATTCTGAATATAAAGAACTTGGTATAAATTTAAAAGAAGACCTAAGCAATTGTGATATTCTTATAGGTGTTAAAGAAATTGATATTTCTACTCTCATAGCAAATAAAACATATCTTTACTTTTCTCATACAGTAAAAAAACAATCATATAACAGGAAACTCCTTCAGGAAATGATGAGATTAGGCATAACAATGGTTGATCATGAATGTCTTGCTGATGAAAATAATATACGCATAGTAGCATTTGGAAGATGGGCAGGTATTGTTGGAGCATATAACGGCTTAATTGGATATGGTAAAAAACATGGTTTGTATGACTTGAAAAGAGCTTATGAATGTCATGATTTGAAAGAGCTTTTAATAGAAGTTAAAAAAGTAAAATTACCTCCTATAAAAATATTAATTACAGGCGGCGGAAGAGTGGCTAACGGTGCAATTGAAACTCTTGCTCCTTTGAATTTAAAAAATGTAACTCCTGATGAATTTTTAAATAATTCATTCGACGAACCGGTATTTTGCCAACTTGATCCTGATTATTATGTTAAAAGAAATGATGGTTCACCTTTTGAGCTACAGCATTTTTTCAAATATCCTGAGGAATATTCCTCAACATTTTTACCATATACAAAAGTTACCAACCTTTTTATTTCATGTCATTTTTGGGATCCAAAATCCCCTGTTTTTATGACGAATAACGATATGAAAGCAAATGATTTTAAAATATCGGTAATTGCAGATGTAAGTTGCGATATTGGGGAACCAATACCTTCAACTATAAGATCATCATCTATTGACAACCCTTTTTATGGATATAACCCTGTTACTGAAAAAGAAGTTGAGCCGTATTCAAATAACTGTATTACTGTTATGGCAGTAGATAATTTGCCTGGCGAATTACCAAGAGATGCATCGGTTGATTTTGGAAAAGGATTAATAAAAAATGTTTTCCCATCATTATTTGGTGAAGATGCTAAAGGTATTATCGAAAGAGGTTCTATCTTAAAAAACGGAAAATTAACTCCAAAATTTTCTTATTTAAAAGATTATACTGAAGAGAAAGAATAATCAGAACTCAGGATATTTATTATTGAAATATAATAGCCAGTAAAGAATAAATATTTTTTTGGGAATTATGGAATAGTACCTGTCTGCCAATGGCAGAGAATAATGGTATATCATGCATTTTAATTATTCCTATTATTTAAAACATTTGATTTTTTACTTAATAATGACATATTCTGTCATTTTCAAATTATATAATTATACAAAATATCACAATGAAAACCTTCACTGCAATAGACTTTGAAACAGCAAGCCATTACCATATTTGTGCAGTAGGAATAGTAACTGTTGAAGATGGTAAAATTATTGATGAATTTCATTCATTGATTCAACCTCCAAATAATGAATATAATTGGCATAATATTCAAGTGCATGGAATTACAGAAGAAGATACTGCAGATGCACCGTTTTTTAATGAAGTTTATCAGGAAATAAAAAAACGACTTTACGGTAGAACCATTGTTGCTCATAATGAATCATTTGACCGCAATGTTTTAATAAAAACAATGGCAGACTATGGTATTGATTATTCAGATTTGAATATTAACAATCATTGGGATTGTACTTTGAAAATTTACAGGACAAAAGGCTTTCAACCTGCAAATTTATCTGCTTGTTGCAAATTAATGAATATATCGCTAAATCACCATGAAGCACTTTCTGATGCAAGAGCTTGTGCAATACTTTATTTGAAACAATAAGCATATATTTTCCCTTGCTCGGTTTAGTCTTCAAACTAAGTCATAGATGTTACTATTAAATATATATTTGATAAATAAAACAGATGAAAATAGATATCATAAAAATACATATCTTACTTGCAGGAGAGAAATAAATACCATTATGGTGCACATTTAATAATAGTTTTATTTAATATTTTTTAACTCTGAAATTGTTTTTGCCGGATTATCTGAATTAAAAATATAACTACCGGCAACTAAAACATCTGCTCCGAAATTAATTAATTTTTTAGCATTTTTATTATCAACGCCTCCATCAACTTCTATTAGTGCTTTTGATTTTGTCTTATTAATTAGTTGTTTTAATTTATTAATTTTTTTATAACTATTTTCAATAAATTTTTGTCCTCCAAATCCCGGATTTACTGACATTATTAAAACCAAATCTAATTCATTTATTATATCTTCTAAAACATGTACCGGAGTGTGTGGATTTATTGAAACCCCTGCTTTAATACCTAAGGATTTTATTTTTTGAATTGTTCTGTTAAGATGATTACAAGCTTCGTAATGTACAGTAAGAATATTTGCTCCATATTTATAAAAATCATCAATATATCTGTCAGGTTCAACTATCATTAAATGAACATCGAGCGGTTTTTTTGCATATTTTTTTATTGCTTTCATTACAGGAAAGCCAAAAGATATATTCGGAACAAATAAACCATCCATAATATCAAGATGAAACCAATCTGCCCGGCTATCGTTTACAAGTTCAATATCTTTTCTAAGTTCAGAAAAATCAGCTGACAATAATGAAGGAGCTACAAGATGCGACATTTGAAAATATATATTTTATTAATACTAATGCTATGTCAAATGCATAATATCAAGAGTAAAATGTTATATATGTCTTAGAATTAGGATGTATTAAACATATCCGCTTAAATCGGACAAATTTTGACACAACATTGAGCTCTATTTATCCTAAATATGTTTTAAGATTTTTACTTCTTGAAGTATGTTTTAATCTGCGAATTGCTTTTTCTTTTATTTGTCGTACTCTTTCGCGGGTTAAACTAAATTTTTCACCTATTTCTTCCAAAGTATGAGAAGGAGTATTATTTAATCCAAAATAAAATCTTAAAATATCTCCTTCTCTTTGAGAGAGCGTAGTTAATGCACGTTCAATTTCTTTTCGTAATGAATCGGTAAGAAGATTTTTATCAGGTCTTTGAACGTTTTTATTTTGAATTACATCGTACATTGTTCCCTCTTCTTCTTGTCCTAAGGGTGCATCCATTGAAATATGTCTGCCTGAACTTGCCATTGCTTTTTTAACATCTTCAGGAGACATTTCAAGGATATTGGCAATTTCTTCTGCTGTAGGTTCTCTCTCAAATTGTTGCTCTAATTTAGTAAGTGTCTTGTTAATTTTATTTATTGACCCAATTTTATTAAGAGGTAAACGAACTATTCTTGCTTGTTCAGCAAGCGCTTGTAATATTGATTGGCGAATCCACCAAACAGCATATGAAATAAATTTAAACCCTCTTGTTTCATCAAATCTTTGAGCAGCTTTTATTAAACCAAGATTACCTTCGTTTATTAAATCAGGAAGACTTAAACCTTGATTTTGGTATTGTTTTGATACTGATACAACAAACCTAAGATTACTCTGAATGAGTTTGTTTAAAGCATCCATATCTCCAGCACGTATTTTTCTTGCTAACTCAACTTCCTCATCTGCAGTAAGTAAATCAACCTTTCCAATCTCATGTAAGTACTTATCCAAAGATTGTGTATCCCTGTTGGTTACTTGTTTAATGATTTTTAATTGTCTCATTACAGCTAAATTTATTTACAGTAGGCTAATAAAACATTAATTATACGTAATTAACCATTATTTTGTTTTAAAAAAAGC
Encoded proteins:
- a CDS encoding 3'-5' exonuclease, with product MKTFTAIDFETASHYHICAVGIVTVEDGKIIDEFHSLIQPPNNEYNWHNIQVHGITEEDTADAPFFNEVYQEIKKRLYGRTIVAHNESFDRNVLIKTMADYGIDYSDLNINNHWDCTLKIYRTKGFQPANLSACCKLMNISLNHHEALSDARACAILYLKQ
- a CDS encoding ribulose-phosphate 3-epimerase, with the protein product MSHLVAPSLLSADFSELRKDIELVNDSRADWFHLDIMDGLFVPNISFGFPVMKAIKKYAKKPLDVHLMIVEPDRYIDDFYKYGANILTVHYEACNHLNRTIQKIKSLGIKAGVSINPHTPVHVLEDIINELDLVLIMSVNPGFGGQKFIENSYKKINKLKQLINKTKSKALIEVDGGVDNKNAKKLINFGADVLVAGSYIFNSDNPAKTISELKNIK
- a CDS encoding DNA/RNA non-specific endonuclease, coding for MNDLPSLKRETRYGMPAADHILFNRHYVLGYSYYFRQAKWALEIVDSGKKDIERIDNFRPDYRIPEAFRADLADYEGSGYDRGHLVASANKNEINLQNSETFLLSNMSPQHPRFNRDIWRKLESAVRKLDDNADIWETYVICGPIFYFDKPVESIGAQNNNDASIPIPNAYFKSILTEDKRGALKMWSFLMANKKSDKPLSNFLVPTVLIEKLSGLMLWERLVGTKIKKEKNQVRKMWQY
- a CDS encoding DUF4065 domain-containing protein — translated: MKSPFTGNKMSIRKESRTINFRKDEFKILFHSYKCEDTGEQFEDDTFAQLNYNQLVNQYRTKYAIPFPEQIIAIRKKYGLSAAKMSEVLGFGTNIYRQYEGGEVPSQSNAKLIQLADDPHEFKKLVDLCSTLETKVKDKIHHKIITLIEEQKAHKFEKHFEKYLFGSCLPNSLTGYKSPSFSRFSEMIVFFTEKLQPWKTQLNKLLFYADFTMYKQTGFSISGVQYRAIPMGPVPNNFNSIFEYLENKSVVDIYYTSFTDGGTGEQFKPNSKKKFKAELFSEKELNILETIAERFKNTSTNAIIKISHKEKAWIENKTEKKIIDYNYSYYLN
- a CDS encoding sigma-70 family RNA polymerase sigma factor, whose amino-acid sequence is MRQLKIIKQVTNRDTQSLDKYLHEIGKVDLLTADEEVELARKIRAGDMDALNKLIQSNLRFVVSVSKQYQNQGLSLPDLINEGNLGLIKAAQRFDETRGFKFISYAVWWIRQSILQALAEQARIVRLPLNKIGSINKINKTLTKLEQQFEREPTAEEIANILEMSPEDVKKAMASSGRHISMDAPLGQEEEGTMYDVIQNKNVQRPDKNLLTDSLRKEIERALTTLSQREGDILRFYFGLNNTPSHTLEEIGEKFSLTRERVRQIKEKAIRRLKHTSRSKNLKTYLG
- a CDS encoding type II toxin-antitoxin system MqsR family toxin, which produces MASKQEVEKYLKELNVKMKIFGILFFDDRSKNQQALHDLEISPNKRKEIISTLKAEDYSEGPLDEKMHGILPMWVFGKKFNKKDIYIKISMGLENNSAVCISFHIAEKPMRNPFKK